The proteins below are encoded in one region of Gambusia affinis linkage group LG07, SWU_Gaff_1.0, whole genome shotgun sequence:
- the si:ch73-267c23.10 gene encoding serine incorporator 1 codes for MGALQGIFTFTSCMCSNATFPVCGCCPSSRNSTVTRIIYASILLLGTIVACIMLSPGMEQQLRRVPGFCDDPEGFFIPAHQAYLKCEMLVGYKAVYRFCFGMSMWFLSFSIFTLNIKTSRDPRASIHNGYWFYKFVALVASTVGAFYIPDGPFTYTLFVIGSGGAFFFILIQLVLLVDFAHSWNESWVENMEKGNSRGWYTALLAVMTLNYVTAFTAVVLCYIFYAKPDACSINKFFISFNVMLCIVASVVSVLRKVQEFQPHSGLLQSSFITLYTVFLTWSAMTNEPDRECNPNLLSIFQQITAPTVWPPETENQTAVVIIGAEEPVQTSPYLQWWDAQSIVGLIIFVLCILYSSIRSSNTNQVNKLTMASKQSAVPIQGPSSSSGSDILEGPTGPRRAMDNERDMVQYSYSFFHFMLFLASLYIMMTLTNWYSPDADYTITSKWPTVWVKVSSSWLCLALYIWTLVAPMIFPNRDFS; via the exons ATGTGCAGCAATGCTACGTTTCCAGTTTGCGGCTGCTGTCCAAGCAGCAGGAACTCCACAGTGACCAGAATCATCTATGCTTCCATCCTGTTGTTGGGTACCATTGTTGCCTGCATAATGCTCTCACCAGGAATGGAGCAGCAACTCAGAAGG gtCCCAGGTTTCTGTGACGACCCGGAAGGGTTCTTCATTCCAGCCCATCAGGCATACTTGAAGTGTGAGATGCTGGTGGGCTACAAAGCAGTGTACCGCTTCTGCTTCGGCATGAGCATGTGGTTCCTGAGCTTCTCCATTTTTACACTTAACATCAAGACCAGCAGAGACCCTCGTGCTTCCATACACAATGG atactGGTTTTATAAGTTTGTTGCCTTGGTGGCAAGTACAGTTGGTGCCTTTTATATTCCAGATGGGCCTTTCACCTACA CATTATTTGTCATaggctctggaggagctttctttttcattctcatccaactggtgctgctggtggacTTTGCTCACTCATGGAATGAGTCTTGGGTGGAAAATATGGAGAAAGGCAATTCCAGAGGCTGGTACACAG CTTTGCTGGCTGTCATGACCCTTAACTACGTCACTGCGTTTACTGCGGTTGTACTGTGCTACATCTTCTACGCCAAACCTGATGCTTGCTCCATCAACAAGTTCTTCATCAGCTTCAATGTGATGCTGTGCATCGTGGCCTCTGTTGTTTCTGTGCTGCGCAAAGTACAG GAATTTCAGCCACATTCAGGTCTACTACAGTCATCTTTCATCACCCTGTACACAGTGTTCTTGACCTGGTCTGCTATGACGAATGAGCCTG ATCGAGAATGCAACCCCAATCTGCTCAGCATCTTCCAGCAGATCACTGCTCCCACAGTTTGGCCCCCggaaacagaaaaccagacGGCCGTGGTGATCATCGGAGCCGAGGAACCTGTTCAGACGTCCCCCTACTTACAGTGGTGGGATGCCCAGAGCATCGTGGGGCTGATTATATTCGTTCTGTGCATTCTTTACtcaag CATACGCTCCTCAAACACGAATCAGGTGAACAAGTTGACCATGGCCTCCAAGCAGTCGGCTGTCCCCATTCAGGggcccagcagcagcagcggcagcgaCATATTGGAGGGCCCCACGGGCCCCAGGCGGGCGATGGACAACGAGCGAGACATGGTCCAGTACAGCTACTCCTTCTTCCACTTCATGCTCTTCTTAGCTTCCCTCTACATCATGATGACACTCACCAACTGGTACAG CCCAGACGCAGACTACACCATAACCAGCAAGTGGCCAACAGTTTGGGTAAAGGTCTCCTCGAGCTGGTTGTGTTTGGCCCTTTACATTTGGACCCTGGTGGCCCCTATGATTTTCCCCAACCGAGACTTCAGCTGA